The genome window ACCAAACAGGTCCAGGTAGTCTACCGAAGCAGCACCGACAGCATCGGGATTGTCAGAAGCCTGATTGACCACATGTTCGGTCACGTCCGATAGACGCTCCAGGGCGGCCGCAAGCGGCTCGAGGAATGGGCGAAGGTTTTCATCAGAGGCATTTTCCTCAATGAACGAAGCGACGTCCTGGGCAAACAGTTCGTAAAGCTTGCCCTGACTGCCAACGACCTTGCGCCCCATCAGGTCCAGCGCCTGAATACCGTTGGTACCTTCATAGATCTGGGTGATCCGGCAGTCGCGAACGAGCTGTTCCTGACCCCACTCGCGAATAAAGCCGTGACCACCGAAGACTTGCTGACCCATGATACAGGCATCCAGACCACGGTCGGTCAGAAACGCTTTCGCCACCGGTGTCAGCAACGCCACCATGCCTTCGGCATGCTTGCGACGATCTTCCTCACTGGCATCAGCGTACTTGGAGACATCCAGCCACTGGGCCACATAGGTTGAGAATGCACGGCCACCTTCCACATAACCCTTCATGGTCAGCAACATACGGCGCACGTCGGGATGCACCAGAATTGGATCTGCAGCCTTTTCTGGCTGCTGGGCTCCGGTCGGCGCCCGACTCTGGATACGATCCAAAGCGTACTCACGAGCACTCTGCAAAGAGGCTTCGGCCGCGCCAATGCCCTGGATACCTACACCCAGGCGTTCATAGTTCATCATGGTAAACATTGCTGCGAGGCCCTTGTTCTCCTCGCCAACAAGCCAACCCCTGGCGCCATCGAAATTCATTACGCAGGTGGCGGAGCCCTTGATACCCATCTTCTTCTCGATGGAACCACAGCTGAAGCTGTTGCGCTCACCCAGAGAACCGTCCTCATTCACCAGGAATTTGGGTACCAGGAGCAGAGAAATACCCTTCGGCCCCTTGGGCGCATCCGGTAACTTGGCGAGGACCAGATGAACAATGTTCTCGGCCATGTCGTGCTCGCCCCAAGTAATGAATATCTTGGTGCCGGTTACATTGAAAGAGCCATCGTCGTTCGGCTCGGCCTTGGTGCGGATGATACCCAGATCAGTCCCGGCATGAGGCTCGGTCAGATCCATAGCACCGGACCAGACGCCGGAGTACATGTTTGGCAAATACTTTTCTTTCAGCTCCTGGCTTCCATGGGCATCAATCGCAAGACAGGCACCTGCAGTCAGCATAGGTGCCAGACCAAATGCCATGTTGGCACCCTGCATCATCTCTTCGAACTGTGCGACCAGGGTCTTGGGCATCCCCATTCCACCGAACTCAGGGTTACCGCCAAGA of Marinobacter sediminum contains these proteins:
- a CDS encoding acyl-CoA dehydrogenase C-terminal domain-containing protein, which translates into the protein MADYQAPLRDMRFVLNEVFDAPTLWASLPKVAENVDPETADAILEEAGKISSGVLAPLNREGDEQGSKWNGGEVTAPEGFKAAYQTIVEGGWNGLGGNPEFGGMGMPKTLVAQFEEMMQGANMAFGLAPMLTAGACLAIDAHGSQELKEKYLPNMYSGVWSGAMDLTEPHAGTDLGIIRTKAEPNDDGSFNVTGTKIFITWGEHDMAENIVHLVLAKLPDAPKGPKGISLLLVPKFLVNEDGSLGERNSFSCGSIEKKMGIKGSATCVMNFDGARGWLVGEENKGLAAMFTMMNYERLGVGIQGIGAAEASLQSAREYALDRIQSRAPTGAQQPEKAADPILVHPDVRRMLLTMKGYVEGGRAFSTYVAQWLDVSKYADASEEDRRKHAEGMVALLTPVAKAFLTDRGLDACIMGQQVFGGHGFIREWGQEQLVRDCRITQIYEGTNGIQALDLMGRKVVGSQGKLYELFAQDVASFIEENASDENLRPFLEPLAAALERLSDVTEHVVNQASDNPDAVGAASVDYLDLFGLTALGYMWAKMVKAAAPKAEGDSSGFYSGKLKTARFYYDRLLPKTVSLAEGIRSGSESMMALTADEF